Part of the Mixophyes fleayi isolate aMixFle1 chromosome 12, aMixFle1.hap1, whole genome shotgun sequence genome is shown below.
CATATACCATTGTCCTTTCATAAAAGGAGACATTTATTTCATCCAGTATGTCTAAAGGGCAGGTTCAGGGATGAGAAGGAATTACAGCGCTCCCTCTCAGTTGCTCTTTATACATCCGCACTCAGATACATATGCAGTGCTCCCTCTGGATAGCTTTTAACATGGTGTAATGGCAGAGGAGGCAGAGATCCAGCAGCCTACTGCATTTGAATGCCGTATGCACGGTGTGCTTTCATTATTGGTCGAGTGGCATGATATTAGTACATTTTTCGTACTGGCAATCAGTAAGTTTGGCTGCATGAAAAGGAGTGGTATGAATAAGGAAcactttcaatgttccctgacaGGGCTGGACAAAAGCTATTGGTGCTAACATGCAAGCATACCCTACGTCATGTGACCCACAGCCACTCATAGCCTCTGAAAAGTTAGCGTGATGGGCAGTCATGTGACCAGTGTGTGGCTGCATGGAGGATACTGATTAATATGTGGATACGTATCGGCATTTTTGTTGGTACACTGCGAACACAGGTCCTACTATGTGGGCACTAGCTGGTATATGGGAAACACTTATAATGTGGAACACTTGCTGGGTATATAAAGCTGGTCACATGGCTTGTCAAACTGTTGCACGTTCATTTCATTGACCGCTTGTAGTGGTGTTATTTTTGACAACCCGTGTTCTCTGCATCCAGGATGAAGACATTGTTTcaagagatcaaagcatccatcAAAAACAACTCTGACCACGATCGTTCATTCTGGAGGCCGGTGCTCCCGTGGGGCGGCGTGTTCACCATTAAAGCTGGCCGGAAGGCGGTGTCTTGCATGCCTCTCTACGTGGAGATAACACTGAAGAACACGTGTACCATCGATGGGTTCTTAATGCTGCTCTACGTCATCCTACGTGAGAATAACTCTTTTCCCCGGGAGCTGTCCCACTACCTGGGTCGAGAGTTTGTTGACTACTTCCTCCATCTCATGGACACCTACAGCTTCACGTCGGTGAAGTTGCTGTGGATATGGGACAAGATGGAGAAGCGGCAGTACAAGTCCGGGATACACAAAGCCTCTCTAGAGATTGACTTGTTTGGCAACGAGCATGAGAATTTCACTAGAAATCTGGAGCATCTTATGGCCACAATACAAGAGAGTTTCTGCTCCAATTCACAATGCCCGATCCGTGTTCAGGAGAGTCACATGCAAACGATTCTAATCAAGTAAGTGAATATTATTCCACTTAAAGAGGATATCTATACAACCTTTATATCAgcaaatcacatcattctctaaCAAGATGATATTGGCAAGTACCCTTCAGTAGATGCCACAGCCGATTAAGCCACTGTCTACAGGTGTCTCTGATGTCAAATTCTGTAGACCATCCCCTCGGATACATAATAATCATCCTGATAACAACTCTACACATCCTTCCGCTAAACCTCTACAataaacttagggctagatttactaagttgcgggtttgaaaaagtgggggtgttgcctatagcaaccaatcggattctagctgtcattttgtagaaagtactaaataaatgaaagctggaatccgattggttgctataggcaacatccccactttttcaaacccgcagtttagtaaatataccccttaatctcaaGCTCCTTGTTTCTCCTCCTTCCATTAATAACCCCACAAATCTCTTTGTGTGAGCAACACTGCCATCACTCCCATACTATAAAACCGattgtttttgggtttatttttaatTCTGACCTGTCCCGTTTCCCCCCACAAATGTTTCTTGCATACATCATTTTATCAGTAATTACATCACTAATGCATCGATTTGTGCTCTCATCATTCCCTCTTTTGACTATTATAAACCCCTACTTTTGGCCCTCCATTAACCAAACTGGTGCTGCTTCAGTGTGGCAGTCAAGTTGATTAACCTTTCTAACTCTTTTACTAATCACTGTACTCACTGCCTTTCTCTTCCAGAATACCATTTTAAATTCTGTTGCTTATTTCCAAAGCCATCCACAATACTGCTCCTTTCTACATCTTTTCTGTTATCTCTATTTACCTCTCGGCCCATGTTCTCTAGTCATCCAATGGCCTCTGCCTATCATTCTACCTTATCACCACCTTCCACTTCCTTctccaaggagtatatttactaaactgtgggtttgaaatcatggaaatgttgcctatagcaactaatcagattctagctgtcattttgtagaaggtactaaataaatgataactagaatctgattggttgctataggcaacatctccataaaAATATTTCTGGAAACGTATCTCTGTATATACAAGGACATGTCTGTTTATTCATCGTTTCAGCCCTCCTCATGACATACCGCACGGagacctcatccagatggcggtGGATGAGTTGTTCTGTTTTAGGATTGAAGTGTGCGAGGAGACCGGGTAGGTGGTGATGCCGttattggtgctatatataggtgtataaatatatataggtgtgtgtatgtgctgtaaTGGTAGATGAGACCTTTTTGTCTCTTCTAGGTGTGGCTGCTTGAGAGAATTTTCTCAGAGAATTTTCTGTCATGGAGCTCCGCCATTTGTTATCTTAAACATGGAACAGTGGAAGTCAGAAGACCTGGCTTATGTACCATATAACTTGGATTTATCCGATCATAAGTAAGTACAATGTGATCCAAAGCCCAATTGTAAGATCTGGAGAATACTTATGGCTTCTCCAACTACAGTTGTATTACAGAAACCAGTATAAATGCCAGCCAAAATGCATGCTGGGAATTTCAATTAAACAAGAGCCTGATGTTGGCTTGTGAGTAGCTTGGGCATCCCATATAGGATTTAAGGGGTggtccaccttcagatgactatAGATTTTATGTCCATGGACAAAAAAAAGTAAGGCAGTGTGTTTTTAGTAAAGGTTGCAAGAAGGCTCACAGTTAAAGGGTTGTTAACCCTCACATTATTATATAGTATCCACAGAGCAGTTCTAGGTTGTGTCCAAGGGAATCATAAACAACTTTGGATGACGTGAAGTCCTTAATAAAAACAATGCAGAAGAAAGCTAAAAAGAGAAAGCAATGtagttagtaaaagttgcagtatGGCATGTGTAAACCAAGTCAACTGAAGGTGGTGAGCCCTTATACTCTGAGCTGTTTAATAGGGAgtgtaaaattaaatgtaaagaaaaactttggcacaagtaatgcagaaatgtatatattgggtAGGGAATTAATCAGATATATCGACAAAACTGTGGATTATATAAATATGTGACAGAGAGTGTACATGGGGCTtatttatcaagccctaaaccatgcagaaaaagcattttccacaagGTTTGTGTCTTGGAAACAGTACTGCAAGTACATAACTATTAGTCTTTTGTAATTAAagatttaaagtgtacctgttgccAACACACAGTGGAGAACGCCAGCGACATCAATGGGGCACAAacaaagtcccagcatactctaccagctatcagctggctatctaagcatgctgggacttgtagtttcacaacacccggagagccgcaggttggccagacctgtttACTAGTTCCTGGTGATGTTACCAGGAACTAACAAATTTGATAGGCTGCCCTTTACATTATTATACTCCTATTTTCCAATAGATTGCAAgcatgtgagcagggccttcttacctcaaTATTTGTTAACAGCCAGTTTTGTTCTATTACCTTGTTTGTTCCACATTGTAAAGTAATGTGGAGAAATaatgacattaataaatataggttcaggccacaaaatggctgacgCGGTTATGTGAAGGTGAAGGGTCCACAAACTTCTCAGCGGTTAATCAGACAGGATAATACAAGTCTTATGATCTGTTTACGTGATCTGCTTTCAGGTATCTGCTGGAAGGTGCCACTCTTTTCAACAAGGAAGAGCACCATTACTCTGCGGCCTTCCAGATTGACGGGTATTGGATGCATTACGACGGCCTTAGGAACGTAAACATAATTCTTTTAAACAAACCTCCTGAACTGCTGCTTCTGTCGTCTTTAGTTTACGTGCGAGCTGCAGAAAAATGACTGCCAAAGTGGAACATTTTGAAAATGGTTGTggaaagtttttttttcattagacCAGGAAAGTggaaattttagaaaaaaaataaataatgacattATACTTAATAATGTTTGTGCCTCCTACAAAGAAGACCGAGGTACGTTAAAGCGTACCTGTAGCCTGTTTACTGTGGAGagagccattttgtgagctgaaccaatattcagtgtattcatttttttaactagtgaatggataggctagaTTTCTCCTCAGTGTTAGTTTAGCTCATAAAATGGCCGCCTGGAGGGGACAGGCATGCTTCCAAGAAAAGGACATGGGTTTGATGCCATATATCAATCATGGGGCTTGTTTTGCCAGGTGAAGTTATTCCAGGACTAGTAGTTTAACAAATCTCCACAGGAATGGCTGCTTCTGCCTTACCTAATCCAATATACTGTGTTTTAAGTAAACTTGCATTAGTCaatgtgtgtgattttgtaaaaaTTGCAAATTCATCTGGCGCTAAAGCACACTGACTGAAGCTTTCTCTAATTCTCCCCACACTCAAATAATGGTGATATGGGAGATATTGTGAACCTTGTAACAGATGTGTATGTGCTTTGTTTTAATGTAGTTTACTTAATTTAGTAAGCAATGGGTTCTAAGAAAGTCAGAATCTCAAGTGAAAATGACTTGTACCTTGAAATGCATTTGTCAGTAGGAAATGACACGATTGTTTTGCAATATTGTCATAGAAGTTGTGCAGTTACAATATCtctgtgtgaatttttttttttttcactagctACTGTTTACATCTGTTTCCCTAACTATTGCCAACAGGTTATCTTTCTTTACATGAGAATCTCCCCTATCATATAAAtcactttaataattaaatatagcaTTAAAGGATAgctccatcattttttttttattattatttttttaataatgtgtGGTGACGGGGGCTTTAAAAAGCTTTATTTACATTCTACAACGGTCCTGTACAGCAGTTTTTAAGCTGTCTCCTGTGGGACTACATCGGTGCTAGCCAGGGTTGCCAAGCAGGAGCAACATGGCAACCTGATGCAGACTGAATTCTGGGAAACTGCTTTCTATGCATGAATGTCCTGCCATCCCATACAGCGGTGCCTATAGACTTTCACTGTGCAGGCTGTATAGTAAAGGGCATCTTTATACGGAGAGAGGTTGTCTCAGAATTCAGTCAGAGTCAGGTTCTTCTACATTGCAACCCCTGGCATCTGGATGCCAGGATCAATGGAGCTGAACTGCTGACCATGATTGCTGTGTACGGTAAGTGAAACATTTTCTAAAGCCCCCGTTATCCAcacattggggtaaatgtatcataccttctaaaaaaggaaaaatgaaggtgtagccataacaaccaatccgattccaactatcatttatctagcacagtCTAGagaatgatatctagaatctgattggttgatatgggctaTAACCCCACTTTTCCTTTATGGAAGATTTGGGACATTTACCTTGTTATATTTAAAACTAAATGTTTGCATTGTTGCACAGAAGTATTGAATTTTACAGTTTTTCCCCCTTTGTGTCAATTCTCACATTTCCCTGCACTGCAAAACAGTAGAGGATGGTGGGATTAGGCGCCTGTTTCGAGCCACACTGCCTTACCAGTGCTCAGGGTTAATGCGGAGTTTCATACTCGCTTCAGAAAGCAACACATCCCACCATCCACTTGATTTGTATTGCTCCATCCTTCAGCTCATAGAATAGAGCGAAATATTTCACCAGGTGCATGGGAATGACTGCTGCGCAAGGATCTACACACAGTGATTCCAAATAAGCGAAACagagtaaataaattattttataattacaatATTTTTGTACATTGATTATAGGACACTACCCTATACTTAAAGGGGTATTGAATTTTTTCTGGTAGTGCCTCCTTAAAAATTCCTCAAAACATGGTTGATTTTGGGCGTTCTTGAAAAGAGTTTGTTCTGCTTGTATAcggttttgtgttttgttttgtttttcccctaAAATTCCCAATGTTTTCACTTTAAAAAGTAGAGTGAAAATATAGGTacttggtttatttatttttttgtcctgAGCAGTCATTATTCTACCTGAGATAAAGTCTGTATGTAAAACAAACCTAAATACTTTCACTGTCCCTGGTATATTAAGGGCTCTCTGCTTGTTCACACTTGGCATCCAAGGCGAATGTTTGGACTATGATAGTTCTgcaatgtgtaatatatatctatatatcttggCTAAAATGATTAGGTGAGAAAATAATCTATGCAAAACTTTGTAACTCTTTGTATACTTTTTTTGTTTACGGAAATAAATTTCTATCAAGAATGTTTCATTTGTGTTTATTGGTACTGGTTTTAACGAGAacagtttatatttttaatgtgttatTTAGGAGTAAATGAGTTAGAACATTGCAGTATATCTCTTATCATTTTATTGTGCTGTTGGTAATGAATAATGTTTGTGCCTCCTACAAAGAAGACCAAGGTACGTTAAAGCGTACCTTAGCTTCTTTGTAAGAATAATCAGGTCTCTTTCCTTTAATGGGCAAGAGGAATTATGCAGTGTGGCACTGGAGCATAAAGGGCCCAGTGTTAGGTGCCCACCTAATAGCATGCTAGAAGGACATGGTAAGCCGGCTATCTGTCCAACAGACACAAATTGACATTAGCTCTGGTTAAGCAGGATTCGTCCATTTCTGGGTAATAGTAAACATCATGCATAACAAGCATAGCCCACCCCATATGCAGGGATTGGCCACCTTACCTTTTCGGGTTTCACCAAGTAAAGTTGCGCCAGCCAGTATATGTCCTTGAGGAAGGGCTGCCTTTCCTTCGGCCTCACCAAACCTCATGAACCCAAATCCACATGCATACAGCGACATCTAAATATTCTCAACCAGATTAACTTCTCATCTTCATTCAAACTACTCCTCTTTCCTATAACTACCCTGTCCTAATCTAGCTGCCTCTTTCTGCAACAACACACCCTCTTTAACCCTAGACAGTGCAGCTTAGCCACCATATATGGTCTCTGGCGATCCAAACCTCAACCAGGGCGTAGACCTGCTATTTGGAATAATAGTCCACTGAGCGCCGCTAGAGGAAATCTCGCTCCAAAACAAACCTAGTCTTCTATAaactcatcctttcatcttacaacgCGGCCTCTTCACTTGCCAAGCAGACCCACTTCTATATATAACATCCACCCAGCCTActgtgcctctttgccacattcaactccctctcTACTTACCTGCATCACCTCCCTCTTTTCTCTCCACCTATTTCACAGCAAGATATCTTCACATGCAAGGCCCCCCACACCCATCCACCTCCAATCCATTATCCCCAGTAAATGAGGATGAAGTCACCACCCTTCCCTCCATTGGTCTTCATGACACTGCTCTTTCCAGATTCATTTTCTACTATCATCTCTACGTGTgacacattctcccttccactctcacttGATGTTGGGGTCCCTCACGGCTCTGTTCTCATCCctctcactgtacacctcttcttttgGTGAACTTGGTCTCTTGTTGAAGTAATTCACTTTGCATCTTGGGTGAAAAAAAGGCATATTCTAGTAATATTTCAACAGGCAAACAAAACTCctgtccattctctcatcatcttctcCCTCAACTCTTGCAACCTACTTCTATCTGTGATACCTCTCAACCATCTATCTTCACTTCTATCCATCCCAAATGTTGCAGCAAAACTGAACTTACCACTAAACCACTTTGAAAACCTCTACCTTGGCACCCCATagcctccagaatccaattcagatTCCTCTCCTACTAAACCCTCAGCAACGTTCTCTCTTTACACATATCCATCCTCATCTCAAAATAATGCACCCACCAGCCTCTTTGATGTACCTCTTACCTTCTCTGATAACCTCCTCTCACTCAAACCTACAGGAATTttatccacttatggaattccatacCTTGTTCGATCATAATCACCCCCAGCATACAAGTCTTTAAATGCTCTTTTCATTAGAGCTtaccttactcccacctatactactcacactggtacaccctcacatcctTCCACATCTCCACACTGAACCACACCATCTCCTCTCGTCTCAGCTGTGCTCTTTTATctctagattgtaaactctctcATAAGCGGCGTCCTTCCTTCACTTTGCtttcatttctgcatttattttgtctacctgtaGGACCCTGAACCAAGGACAGGTGCACCAGTCAGATGAAATTTATATATAGCAGAAAagatcacaaacacacacatacgtaACTGTTGATGAAGGATTTGCCAATCTCAAAAtttacaagagaaaaaaaaaaccaggtaAATAGTTCAAATGAGATGTATTCTTACCTTCCACCAAAAATTCTATGTAGAACATACAACTCTGTCTCAaaggaatatatttatacatttttatcggTCTAAGTAATACCCGAAAAATGCAGTCTAAAAATCGCTTAGAACAACAGATTCTATTATGTGTCACAatacataatcatcaccatttatttatatagtgccactgattccgcagcgctgtacagagaactcattcacatcagtccctgtcccattggagcttacagtctaaattccctcacacacacagacagacagacagagagatagagattagggtcaattttgatagcagccaattaacctaccagtatgtttttggagtgtgggaggaaaccggcgcacccagaggaaacccacacaaacacggggagaacatacaaactccacacagataaggccatggtcgggaattgaattgcCCTACAGATACCATAGTATGCATACATAAAGAGAGAAATATTTAGGGACTTCATCTGTGTAGTCCCACCTTTGAGAAAAGAATCTGTAACCAATCCACATCCAGTATTCATCCGATTAACCATCTGGAAATAGTTGTAGGAACTTGGAAAAGCTTGTCCGTTTTGACGCTAACGGAGACCTGTGATAAATGTCTCAAAAAAACACAGAGGGTAACTATCCCGGGATTGGAGTATTCGATATCTGCTTTATTCAAAGCAATAGAAAGCAATTATAAGTCTCTCACTATAGCTGCACTAATTACCAACCTCTGCTCCAGGTGGCAAACCCTGTTTCACAATATGCCGTGCAAAAGACAATCAA
Proteins encoded:
- the DORIP1 gene encoding dopamine receptor-interacting protein 1 isoform X1, coding for MHAGLGAPWTSSWIHVGAGWSRPPGPCESPPRLSASSVSGMKTLFQEIKASIKNNSDHDRSFWRPVLPWGGVFTIKAGRKAVSCMPLYVEITLKNTCTIDGFLMLLYVILRENNSFPRELSHYLGREFVDYFLHLMDTYSFTSVKLLWIWDKMEKRQYKSGIHKASLEIDLFGNEHENFTRNLEHLMATIQESFCSNSQCPIRVQESHMQTILINPPHDIPHGDLIQMAVDELFCFRIEVCEETGCGCLREFSQRIFCHGAPPFVILNMEQWKSEDLAYVPYNLDLSDHKYLLEGATLFNKEEHHYSAAFQIDGYWMHYDGLRNVNIILLNKPPELLLLSSLVYVRAAEK
- the DORIP1 gene encoding dopamine receptor-interacting protein 1 isoform X2; the protein is MHAGLGAPWTSSWIHVGAGWSRPPGPCESPPRLSASSVSGMKTLFQEIKASIKNNSDHDRSFWRPVLPWGGVFTIKAGRKAVSCMPLYVEITLKNTCTIDGFLMLLYVILRENNSFPRELSHYLGREFVDYFLHLMDTYSFTSVKLLWIWDKMEKRQYKSGIHKASLEIDLFGNEHENFTRNLEHLMATIQESFCSNSQCPIRVQESHMQTILINPPHDIPHGDLIQMAVDELFCFRIEVCEETGYLLEGATLFNKEEHHYSAAFQIDGYWMHYDGLRNVNIILLNKPPELLLLSSLVYVRAAEK